The Halorussus rarus genome includes the window GAGCGAGATCTTGGCTGCGAGACGATGGAAGAATCATCATAATCGTTCCTAATGGAAACTCACTTCACCGCCAGGTAGCCGTCGAAATGGGTTTACTACAACGACCCGATGAAATTGACGACCACGATAAGGAACTCGGGCATCGTCGTGTGTATCTGCCGGATGAGTTAAGAGACCATATAACGCAAAGTGGACTCAAACTCCGGGATATGGGCGGTGTGGGACTAAAACCATTGACCAACTCACAGATGGATGAATTGTTAGACGAGGAAATTCAAGACGCATATCTTCAAATGGGGGATCGTCATCCAAAGATAGCTGCTGAATGTTATGCAATCTGCGCTCACCGCGATAAAACTGACTCCCACTACTGAAATGAGTAGCTTTCTGGTGAACAGTCTCTAACTCTCCGACTTCAGGCTTTTCTCCACTCCACGAACGCTTCGTAGTCCCGGATGTAATCGTCTTCGTCGTAGTGTTCGGACGCGAGGACAAGACACACCGACCCTGACGAGAAGTTCTCTAATTCACGCCAAACTCCGGCAGGCATGTAGATTCCGTAGTACGAGCGGTTGAGGTGGATGCGCTCTCGGTCAGTTCCATCATCAAGAACGAGGTCGAAACTCCCATTGGCAGCGAT containing:
- a CDS encoding class I SAM-dependent methyltransferase, producing MSDNETERLDTVADWYETKGFYQKILKQGYKSIRPYFTGKRCLELGCADGAMTEHLLDDFETVVAVDGASEYCELVRNRLSFDRLDVICSLFEDFRPEQQADTIIMAHVLEHVKNPVNILQRARSWLRDDGRIIIIVPNGNSLHRQVAVEMGLLQRPDEIDDHDKELGHRRVYLPDELRDHITQSGLKLRDMGGVGLKPLTNSQMDELLDEEIQDAYLQMGDRHPKIAAECYAICAHRDKTDSHY
- a CDS encoding sugar 3,4-ketoisomerase, whose translation is MSTSDDLSIGRQIDLPKVADERGNLTFIEQNDHIPFGIKRVYYLYDIPGGESRGGHAHRELEQFIIAANGSFDLVLDDGTDRERIHLNRSYYGIYMPAGVWRELENFSSGSVCLVLASEHYDEDDYIRDYEAFVEWRKA